One genomic region from Spirosoma sp. KCTC 42546 encodes:
- a CDS encoding sensor histidine kinase, protein MVAWFRIHGKQLLIGIALAALPLVYFMYQGVSWQPLNPHEHIIQNGLAYILLLLFSYYNHTVFVPRWFLAKQYARYTLVAACCVLTVAFLPYRIEQWAYFKPPKENTLLAWGRQIFVEEMMLEPHSTPPDQSHPNELDPFFYPHTKQRPSRPPNGSWPDRRRPGDHHGPPFTLLLPVKLALFFLLGSVSTLLSISVLTANRLRQVETDQLKAELQQLKAQIHPHFLFNTLNSIYSLAIRNDEQTADTIVKLAEFMRYIIRDAHRDKVPLLTEVNYIANYIDLQKARLRDAVQIDYQLEGNGDGLQIAPLLLFSFIENAFKYGVSPEEDSLIIIHLSIKDEQLRLYVANNKVDVNQLEKSTMVGLKNARERLRLLYPAEHELVVEDTPSHYHVTLTLTLS, encoded by the coding sequence ATGGTGGCCTGGTTCAGAATTCACGGTAAACAATTATTAATTGGTATCGCTTTGGCGGCACTACCGCTTGTCTATTTTATGTATCAGGGTGTGAGCTGGCAACCACTTAACCCACATGAACATATTATTCAAAATGGACTGGCTTATATCTTGTTGCTGCTTTTCTCCTACTATAACCACACCGTATTTGTTCCGCGCTGGTTTCTGGCCAAACAGTATGCACGGTACACCCTTGTTGCGGCCTGTTGCGTATTAACAGTTGCCTTTCTTCCGTATCGGATCGAGCAGTGGGCCTACTTTAAACCACCTAAGGAGAACACCCTACTGGCTTGGGGCCGACAAATCTTTGTGGAGGAAATGATGCTGGAACCCCATTCCACTCCCCCTGATCAGTCACATCCAAACGAGCTTGATCCTTTTTTTTATCCCCACACCAAACAGAGGCCTTCCCGGCCACCGAATGGCTCTTGGCCAGACAGAAGACGGCCAGGTGATCACCACGGCCCTCCGTTTACGCTCTTACTGCCCGTCAAGCTGGCTCTCTTTTTTTTATTGGGAAGTGTAAGTACCCTGTTATCGATCTCGGTGCTAACGGCTAATCGGCTCCGGCAGGTTGAGACCGATCAGTTGAAGGCTGAATTACAGCAGCTGAAAGCGCAGATTCATCCCCATTTCCTGTTTAATACGCTCAACAGCATTTATTCTCTGGCGATTCGGAACGATGAACAGACGGCGGATACGATTGTCAAGCTCGCTGAGTTTATGCGCTATATTATTCGTGATGCCCACCGGGATAAGGTGCCCTTGTTAACCGAGGTTAACTATATAGCTAACTATATTGATTTACAAAAGGCACGCTTGCGGGATGCGGTTCAGATTGATTACCAATTGGAAGGAAACGGGGATGGGCTACAAATAGCACCGCTACTGCTATTCTCCTTCATTGAAAATGCGTTCAAGTATGGCGTTAGTCCAGAAGAAGACTCGCTGATTATCATTCATTTATCTATCAAAGATGAGCAGCTACGGTTATATGTTGCTAACAACAAGGTTGACGTTAATCAACTGGAAAAATCAACGATGGTTGGACTGAAAAATGCCCGGGAACGGCTAAGGCTCCTTTATCCAGCTGAACATGAACTAGTCGTTGAGGATACCCCATCGCATTACCACGTCACCTTAACTCTTACCTTATCATGA
- a CDS encoding LytTR family DNA-binding domain-containing protein, producing the protein MKAIALDDERPALDVIEAFCSRIDFVDLVKTFTRTGEARIYLESNPVDLIFLDINMPKESGLAFFKSITQQTLVIFTTAYSEYALESYDVEAADYLLKPYTFERFNKAMQRAQARWRTLQQINSQNLSESEPTQLFFRADYGLVKVTVADIFFIEGLDNYLKIHVREGQPVVLRLTLKAILDKLPATKFIRVHRSFIVAIDKIQSIRGRMILIGEEEIPIGSSYEKDFFSLFMK; encoded by the coding sequence ATGAAAGCAATAGCGTTGGATGATGAACGTCCTGCGTTGGATGTAATCGAAGCCTTCTGTAGTCGAATTGATTTTGTAGATCTGGTCAAAACCTTCACCCGAACAGGCGAAGCTCGTATCTATCTCGAAAGCAATCCCGTCGATTTAATCTTTCTGGATATTAATATGCCGAAGGAGTCGGGATTAGCCTTTTTTAAATCCATCACGCAACAAACCCTCGTTATTTTCACGACGGCCTATAGTGAGTATGCGTTGGAGAGCTACGACGTAGAAGCCGCAGATTATCTTCTTAAACCTTACACCTTCGAGCGGTTCAACAAAGCCATGCAGCGCGCCCAGGCCCGGTGGCGTACACTCCAGCAGATAAACAGCCAAAACCTTTCAGAGTCAGAACCGACGCAGCTCTTCTTTCGGGCTGATTACGGTCTGGTAAAGGTGACTGTTGCTGATATTTTCTTTATTGAGGGGCTGGATAACTACCTCAAGATTCATGTGCGGGAAGGACAACCCGTGGTTTTACGGCTTACCTTAAAAGCCATACTGGACAAGTTACCTGCCACTAAATTCATTCGCGTTCATCGGTCCTTCATTGTCGCCATCGATAAAATTCAATCGATCCGTGGTCGTATGATTCTAATAGGCGAAGAAGAAATTCCGATTGGAAGTAGCTATGAAAAAGATTTTTTTAGCCTGTTTATGAAATAA
- a CDS encoding DUF3500 domain-containing protein, with amino-acid sequence MKRINLAISLLILLGFSNLFESCKSTEVDSTSSSSTGSTTSSSSSITTALSATATTTTCTSTGVAQIVCLTEAFKATLSSTQLATTQLTYSKSNAQKWSNLPAGLSARIGISLGSLSDTQLAAFRNLMVAVLALNTTNEGYDEMIGNLVADDYLNTIGGGSDYGAGNYYISILGTPSTSSLWAILFTGHHYTQPFTFNGGANTGVTPAFRGTEPQAAVTTASRTYQAFEQERVAFAAMLTGLSTAEQTTAKLSGTYNDLVLGPGQDGKFPATKSGLLVSNLSSDKQALVLSAIKLYVNDLDASLAASVLTKYTSELANTYIAYSGTTAMSSQGDYVRIDGPSVWIEFSYQGGVIIKNTPHSHSVWRDHTTDYGGN; translated from the coding sequence ATGAAACGAATTAACCTAGCTATCTCCCTGCTAATCCTACTGGGGTTCTCTAACCTCTTCGAATCCTGTAAATCAACGGAGGTCGACTCCACCAGTTCCAGTTCAACAGGTTCGACAACAAGTAGCTCCAGCTCAATTACAACGGCTCTGTCCGCTACGGCTACAACTACAACCTGTACCTCAACCGGTGTTGCTCAGATCGTCTGCCTGACCGAAGCCTTTAAAGCGACCTTATCCAGTACGCAACTGGCCACCACTCAACTCACCTATTCCAAATCAAACGCCCAAAAATGGTCGAACCTGCCCGCGGGTCTATCCGCCCGAATAGGGATCAGCCTGGGCTCACTCAGCGACACCCAACTAGCCGCCTTCCGCAACCTGATGGTAGCTGTGCTGGCGCTAAACACAACGAACGAAGGTTATGATGAGATGATCGGCAATCTGGTAGCCGATGATTACCTCAACACCATTGGCGGAGGTTCAGATTACGGGGCTGGTAATTATTATATCTCGATTCTGGGTACGCCTAGTACGTCGAGCTTGTGGGCGATTCTGTTCACCGGCCACCATTACACCCAGCCTTTCACCTTTAACGGCGGAGCGAATACGGGTGTTACCCCCGCTTTTCGGGGCACCGAGCCTCAGGCGGCTGTGACCACAGCCAGTCGTACATACCAGGCCTTTGAGCAGGAGCGAGTAGCTTTTGCCGCCATGCTAACGGGGCTGAGTACCGCCGAGCAAACGACGGCAAAATTATCCGGCACTTACAATGATCTGGTACTGGGGCCCGGGCAGGATGGTAAATTTCCGGCTACCAAGTCCGGTCTGCTGGTGAGCAATCTGAGCAGCGACAAGCAGGCGCTGGTTTTAAGTGCCATTAAGTTGTATGTCAACGATCTGGATGCGAGCCTGGCGGCTTCCGTACTAACCAAGTATACCTCGGAGTTAGCCAATACCTACATCGCTTATTCAGGAACAACCGCGATGAGTTCGCAAGGCGATTATGTGCGTATTGATGGGCCGAGTGTCTGGATCGAGTTTTCCTATCAGGGCGGGGTTATCATTAAGAATACACCCCATTCCCACTCGGTCTGGCGGGATCATACCACAGACTATGGTGGTAACTAA
- a CDS encoding DUF3500 domain-containing protein, with translation MKRYILVSDSPNVWIEFPYQGGVIIKNTPHPHSVWRDHTTYYGGTK, from the coding sequence ATGAAGCGATACATTCTGGTAAGTGATAGTCCTAATGTCTGGATCGAATTTCCGTATCAAGGCGGGGTTATCATTAAAAATACACCGCACCCGCACTCGGTCTGGCGGGATCATACCACATACTATGGTGGTACAAAGTAA